The Candidatus Zixiibacteriota bacterium genome includes the window TTATGCCATGACCCAGAACAATCTCGGGAATGCATACAGAATCCTGGCAGAGGTTGAGGCTAAGGCTGAAAGCTGTAAAAAGGCAATCAAAGCCTGTGAGGAAGCTCTTAAAGTCTATACTCTTAAACGTTTCCCTATGCAATATGCCGTGACCCAGAACAATCTCGGGAATGCATACAGAACCCTATCAGAGGTTGACGCTAAAGCGTATAACTGCACAAAGGCAATCAAAGCCTGTGAGGAAGCTCTTAATGTCTATACTTTTGAACGCTTCTCAATGGATTATGCCATGACCCAGAACAATCTCGGGAATGCATACAGAACCCTGGCAGAGGTTGAGGCTAAGGCTGACAACTGTAAAAAGGCGATGAGAGCTTATGAAGAAGCACTTAAAGTATTTACTAAAGATGAATTTCCTGAAACTTACCCGTTAGTAGAGAGCAATCTTAGAAGATTAATTGATTTCTGTAAAAGTAAATGAATAACGACCTGCCAGACAAAAAAGCAGATGACTATTTCCGTCGGGTCAGGGGACACGACGGTCACGTGAGAAACTATTAAGTTAATCAAATTAAAAGGGCAGACACGGGGGTCTGCCCCCTACTCAATCCTGTTATGCGCAACCAACCTTGGGCACGGGACCGAGCTTGAAAAGATATGCTACCAGGTACACTACATCTGCAACTGTCACCTTGCAATCCGCGTTCGCATCAGCTAATGTCAGGTCAGACGGCCTGGGACCTCTCTTGAAAAGAAAGTTTATCAGGAAGACCACGTCGGCTACAGTCACCAGCCCGTCGTTATTCGCATCCCCATAAACGTTAGCCCCAGTTTTTACAAAGAAAAGTCCAGTCCTCTTTGCATCCCCCCTGTATAATGGCCAGTAAAGAAGGTTTTGATTATAAGAGCTGTTCCCCAATTCCCATACATAGACCAGCGAATCACCCTCACCAGCTACTAACTCTGCTTTGCCATCCCTGTCTAAGTCGCCCAGAGCTAATGTGGAGTTAACCCAGTTGTTTAAAATAATGGGCCAGCCAGTAAGCAAAACACCGTTTTTATTCCAGGCGTAAATTCTACCCTCTGAAGTCCCGACCAAAACCTCAGCCGAACTATCGTTGTTTATATCTGCTATTATGGGTGAGGAGATAATTTGACCTGTTACCTGAACTGGCCAGCCGGAAAGAAATGCCCCGTCTTTTTTTATCGCATAGACCTTGCCAGAATCGGTGCCTATCACCATGTCCTTAAATCCATCTCCATCCAGATCTCCGATTGCCGGAGAAGATAAGATCGATCCGACTAAGCTCTTTGGAAAGCCGGTAAGTGGACTTCCATTATTTTGTAAAACATATAGCTTTCCACCCAGATCACCAACTGCTATTTCCAATTTCCCATCATCGTTCAGGTCGGCTAAAGCCGGAGAAGATAAATAGAAAGCATCTGTTCCAGTAAAGGGCCATCCGGAAACCA containing:
- a CDS encoding tetratricopeptide repeat protein; translation: YAMTQNNLGNAYRILAEVEAKAESCKKAIKACEEALKVYTLKRFPMQYAVTQNNLGNAYRTLSEVDAKAYNCTKAIKACEEALNVYTFERFSMDYAMTQNNLGNAYRTLAEVEAKADNCKKAMRAYEEALKVFTKDEFPETYPLVESNLRRLIDFCKSK
- a CDS encoding FG-GAP-like repeat-containing protein, translated to MLKITQTIILLCLFLILTSQSFSQSGVPTLKTGWPKSAGERVFSSPVIGNIDADGNLEIVVGSYDNKVYAFKADGSLVPGWPKQCAGKLFSSPALGDLDGDGVSEVVIGSWDMKVYAWKWNGTLLPGFPVSSENMFYSTPALGDLDQDGKDEVVIGSLDGKLYAWNGDGTPVSGFPVQTEGAIFSSPALGDIDQDTAREVIIPCSDHKVYAFKKNGTLVSGWPFTGTDAFYLSSPALADLNDDGKLEIAVGDLGGKLYVLQNNGSPLTGFPKSLVGSILSSPAIGDLDGDGFKDMVIGTDSGKVYAIKKDGAFLSGWPVQVTGQIISSPIIADINNDSSAEVLVGTSEGRIYAWNKNGVLLTGWPIILNNWVNSTLALGDLDRDGKAELVAGEGDSLVYVWELGNSSYNQNLLYWPLYRGDAKRTGLFFVKTGANVYGDANNDGLVTVADVVFLINFLFKRGPRPSDLTLADANADCKVTVADVVYLVAYLFKLGPVPKVGCA